In the Pongo abelii isolate AG06213 chromosome 18, NHGRI_mPonAbe1-v2.0_pri, whole genome shotgun sequence genome, gtcgcccaggctggagtgcagtggcacgatctcggctcagtgcaacctccgcttcctgggttcaagcgattctcctgactcagcgtcctaagtagctgggattacaggcgcccgccaccacgcccggctaatttttgtgttattagtagagatgggattttatcatgttggccgggctggtctcaaactcctgacctcaagtgatccacctgcctcggcctcccaaagtgctgggattacaggcatgagccactgtgcccagcctaatttttgtatttttagtagagacagggttttgccgtgttggtcaggctggtctcaaactcctgacctcaggtgatctgcccgcctcggccttccaaagtgctgggattacaggcatgagccaccgggcctggccgctattagtttttaaatcaattttattgtGTTAAACTTATGTACAATAAATGCATCCATTCAAGGTATGtaattccaggctgggtgcgctggctcacatctataatcccagcactttgcgaggccaagatgggtgtatcgtttgagcccaggagttcaagaccagcctgggcaacatagcaagaccccatctctacaaaaattagccgggtacagtggcacgcacctgcagtcccagctacttaggtggaggtgggaggatcacctgagcccaggaggttgaagctacagtgagccgtgattgtgccattgcactccagcctgggtgacagagcaagacgctgcctccaaagaagaaaataaagcatgtaATTCAAACAGTCCTGGAAGTTATACACACCCACGAatccatcaccacagtcaagacACAGCATTTTCCTCACCTTCCAGAGACTTCCTAGAGTCTCTGCAGTCCActcctctctcctgctcctgTTGAGTAGGAATCCTTCATTCTGGTGAAGttgcccagccccaggcaaccactgatctgcttctTGTCAGAATAGATTAGcttgccttttaaatttttatataagagGAATCATATCTTATGTACTCTGAGTCTGCCTCTTTCATTGAGCATAAtgattttgaaattcatttattgttttcataTATGAGACAGTATTTCCCTTTTTATCATTGGGCAGTACACCATAGTGTTAATATGCCGTACTTtgttcatctattgatggaagtgtgtgtatatatatatatatatatacgtgtgtgtgtgtatatatatattaaatcatttttggctattgtgaatggagcTGCTGTAGATATTCATGCATAAGTCTTTGTGtgaacacattttcatttctcttgggacaTTCCTTAGGAGTGGAATAGCTAAGTGGCATGGTTAGGTATAAGTTTAACTTCTTAAGAAGGTGTCAAACAAAACTGCCTGTATccatttgcactcccaccagcagcctctgagagttccagttgctccacttCCTTGCCACCACTTGTTATTGTTGGTCCTTTTAAATTTAGTCATTTTAGTGGGTGTGTAATGTGGTGTCACACTGTGGATGGAatctgcatttccttaatgagtAATGTCTAGTGGGTGTGTAGTGAGCAGTATCTCcttgtggatttcatttgcatttaatgAGCGGTGATGACGATGAGCCTCTTTTCACATCCAGATGGATCATGTGttgtgtattttttgagacagggttttcacccAGGGCGTGGttatagcttgctgcagcctcaaactggcctcaagctatcctcccacctcctcctcccaagtagatgggacttcaggcctgcgccaccacgcctggctagtttttcaaTTTTTCGCAGGGATGGGGTCCCATTATGTCACCCAGGTTagcgtgcagtggcgtggtcatagctcgctgcagcctcaaactcctgggtcaagtgatcctcccacctcagcctcctaaagtgctgggactacagacgtgcaccaccacacctggcttttgtatctttttgtgtgtgtgtgaagtgtctgtttaaatcttttgcccatttttaaataacagctttactgagagATAATCCACACCATACAGCTCACCCATTTACCCATTTGAAGTACCGTTcaggcccagcgtggtggctgcggcctgtaatcctagcattgggaggtcaaggtgggcagatcacctgaggtcaggagttcaagaccagcctgaccaacatggtgaaaccccatctctactaaaaatacaaaaattagccgggcgtggtgacacatgcctgtaatcccagcactttgggaggccgaggcaggctgatcacctgaggtcaggggtttgagaccagcctggccaacatggtgaaacctcatctctactaaaaatccaaaagttagccaggagtggtggcgggcacctgtaatcccagctactcgggtggctgaggcaggagaatcgcttgaacccaggaggcggagcttgcagtgagctgagatcacgccactgcacttcatcctgggtgacagagcgagactcatctcaaaaaagaaaaggaaagaaactccATACCCCTTAGCAGTCAGTCCCCCTGACTGGTCTCCCTCCCCCCGGGTCTTATGAAACCACtcatctacttcctgtctctctaAATTGACCCGCTCTGGATGTTTCATCTAAAGGGACTCGTACAGTGTGTCCGTGTTTCCAGGCTCAGCCGTGTTGCAGCGCATATGGCCTGGGTTTTACGGGATTCTCTGTCTTATCATTGAACCGCAAatgttccttgtaaattctggggATATATCCTGcaaatatttctcttattttgtagCTTGGTTCTTTATTCTCTTCATGGCATCATTCAAAGAGCAGCAGCTTCAGTCATGGTCTCTGTCCTCTCTCTTGCATCTAACAGGTCTCTGCCTATTCCAAGCCCGCCAACACTTCCTCTTGAATTTCCTTCTAACAGTTTTATAGTTTAAGCTTTTATACTCGGGTCTATGGTTGGTTTTGAGTAAATTTTGCATATAATATGAGGTAGGAATCTATGTTCTTTCAAtcacatagacacatagatatggccgggcgcggtggctcacgcctgtaatcccagcactttgggaggccgaggtgggtggtcacgagatcaggagatcgagaccatcccagctaacacggtgaaactccgtctctactaaaaaatacaaaaaaaattagccgggcgtggtggcgggcgcctgtagtcccagctactctggaggctgaggcaggagaatggcgtgaacccgggaggcggagcttgcagtgagccaagatcgcgctgctgcactccagcctgggcgacacattgagaatccatctcaaaaaaaaaaaaaatcacagagatattcttatttttcttctttctttctttcttttttttttttcagtagagacggggtttcatcttgttggccaggatggtcttgatctcttgatctcatgacccgcctcggcctcccaaagtgctgggattacaggcgtgagccaccacgcccgggctttttttttttttttttttttttgagacagagtctcgctctgtcgcccaggctggagtgcagtggcgcgatctcgactcactgcaacccctacctcctgggttcaagtgattcttctgcctcagcctcccaagtagctgggattacaggcatgtgccaccaagcccagctaattttgtaattttagtagagacggggtttctccatgttggtcaggctggtctcgaactcctgacctcaggtgatctgcccatcttggcctcccaaagtgctgggattacaggcatgagccaccacacagggcctcatttaaaaattctttatggAGATGAGGtgtcactacgttgcccaggctggtcttgaacttctggcctcaactgacccgcgtcggcctcccacgGTGCTGGTTGAAGGGTGAGCCCAGGCTGGCCACGGCGCGTTTTCATCATTGTCTTCAGCTTGCAGTCTGCTGGTTCAGGGCTTAGCCGGGCACACGGACCCCTCTGAGGCTCCTGTTCAGGGCTCAGCCGTGTCTACGGGGCCGTCCAAGCTCTTCCTGGACCCTCCTCGGCTCCTTCAGTTCAAGGCTCAGCCGGGCACGTGGGCCCCTCCTTGGCTCCTCCGGCTCAGGCCTTTCCTGGAGCTCTGGGCCCTGAGTATTCTGGGCTCCTTCCTTGGTTGCCTTTGGCCTTTGGCCGGGAGAGTGGTGGGTGTCCGTGGGAGCCTGGGCCACTTCACAGCCCCGCAGCCGACCTGCAGCTCCTTCAGGGCAAAGCTGCATGGACACAAAGGGAACGCCACTCGGAGCTGGCCTCTCCCTTTACCTGTCATTTCCCTCCCAAGCCGGCTGCCTTCTGTCCCCTCCCCAGAGCCCTTGGGTAACTGGTTTGCTACAGTGTCTGGAATTTTTCAGTTGTTCTCTGTGGAAGGGAGTTTTTAAAAGGCCCTTAATCCCTTCTTGACATTTGTAAGTTGACGCACCCTTGCTGAATTCTGTGTGCCTGAAGGTCAGTTTCCACCGCGAGTCACACTAGAAAACCCACTCCGTGCAAAAAGACCAGAGATGACCGCTGTGCACACCTCAGTTCAGCAAACAAACCTTTGCAGGTGTTCATAGTGGAGGCGGATTCCATACTGGGGATAAGAGCTCACGACATGCTGGGAGGGGTttcaggggcagggagggggcttctgTGGCCCCAGGTCAGGAGGAGCAGCTCTTCCCTCAGCAGCAGGCAGCCCACCCAGATGCGTGGGGAAGGCAGCTCCCACTTCGCCAGGCCAGCGAGCGCCCGGGGGCAGCTCCGTTCCAGTCAACCCCACGAGAAGGGGTGTGCGTGTGCCTGGAGCTGGCTCCCGTCCTGCCTCTCTACCTGTGTGCTCCCACAGCCCTGAGACGGATGGCTCACAGCCTTGCGAGGCCCACACTGGACTGGGCGTCAGGCTTGTGCTCCCGGGAGTCCTGTCTGGGCTGTGTAGTCACCGTCCAGAGCCTGCTGACCTGCAACTGGGGGGGCCACAGTGCTCCCTGGGTTTCAGCACCTGAGAATCAGAGGGTGGGATCCTGTGAAACCTGGACCAGGGctcccacccacacccacccagggCAGCCATGAAACCTGGGCCTGGGCTCCCACCCCACGCCCACAGAGGGCAGCCGTGAAACCTGGGCCCGGGCTCCCACCCATGCCCACCGAGGGCAGCTTTGCCTTCCTGGGCATCCCTCCTCCCCCAGGTGGCCGGGCCTGGCCCGCTGCCCGTCCAAGGCCCCTGCGCGGGGTCTCCACCCACACATTCCTGAGGTGTGAGGCGCCGCCGCTCCCTGCTGCCCCGAGCAAAGCCGTCATTTGTTCCCTTTGACGGCCTGGGAGGCTGCCAGGCTCTCCACCCCCACTTCCAAGTTGAGGAAACCGAGGCAGAGGCTCAGGTGTGGCCAATCAACGCTGCACGTCAGAGTTACCCTGGGCAGGGCCCACTGAGACCTGGGAGGGGCCACTTGGGACCTGGAGGGCTGGGGGCTGCCTGGGCGTTAGGGGTAAAGCTCCCTACCCAACCGCGCAGAACACCTCGgaggcctgggggctgggctcccCCTTTCACATCGCCCTTTAGAGGACCGCGTGTGGGCATTGGCCCGAGATCCAAAAGGGGCCGTCCTGTTCCCCATGGGCGCTGCCAGCGCCACGCACTCCTCTCTCTGCCTGGCCGGCCACTCCCGTCTGCTGTGACGCGAAGAAGGAGAGCTGCCGGCGGACCCACAGTGCTTCCCTCCCTGGGATCTGTAAGTAACAACCTTTGAGCTCTTTCTGTTGTGGTGTGGATGGAATCTGCACCTTCCATCTGGAGTACTGGGGCCGCCCCAGGCCGGGCTTCCAGCACCAGAGTGATGGTCAGGCTTCAGCTAGACGCAGATTTCACCCCGGAGGGCACAGGCAGACCCATTTGTTTGGAAGCGGCAGTCCTAAGGCAGCGCAGGTGCCTCCAcggccccagcccagccctcctgCAGGTGTAAAGGATGCAGATTCCAGGGCGCCCCGTGGCCTGCAGAGGCCCCTCAGAGCAGGAAGGGCCGGGCTTTCGGGGAGCCCCCACCCCAGGTGCGGAGGTCCTTGGGTCACgtggaggtggggttgggggtgcCCAGGTCCCCTGTGATCCGATGGCCAAGTTTCCTGCCTGGCTTCACGCACCCCAAGGGCTGGGGGTCCCACCCACCGCTCATTTTCTGGCTGTGGGGGGGGTCTGTTTTCTTCCACCATCTCAAGGTGTTCAGAGCCTCAGGGGCCTTCCCACTTCCTCTGGGGCCTGAGGGCAGTAGAGTCCGTCACCGGGAGGCTCTGTGGCTCCCCGAGACATTCCCCTGTGGACGGGGCGCTGAGCATGAGCATGTTACCCCCATTTCTGAGCTGCGGGTGTACCCACCGGGCCTGGGCCAAGGTTTTTAGGAGGTAGTTCTATTCTACTTAGCCACGGTGGCCTCCCTGAAAGGGGTGAGTGTGGAAGCCAGTTCCCTCTTCTGCGggccccacccctaccccaggAGGACAATTCTTGTTCAGGGAGGGTCTCCCCACCCACTTCCCCACCCCACACTGGCCCACAGGCCTCCGGGCCTCACCCTAGAGAGTACAAGGGGCTCCCCAGGCTGCTCATTGGCCCAGCCCAGTCCCGCCCCACCTGGACTGCACCCGCAAGtgggctcagagaggccaagtggCCCAAAAAGACGCTGGTGGGTGGGAATGGGCGGTGGCCTCTGTGCCTGCAGCGCCCCTCCTGCTCCAAGGGTGTTGTCTGCCTGGCAGGGCCTGGGGTGTTCACAAAGCCCAggcacctgcagctgagggtggggcagaggggagggagcCACATCCAGGCGAGGGGGCTGCTGGACACAACCCCAGCAGGACCTGCTTGTCCTCCTGTGCGGGAGTGGGGAGACTCAGGCCAGCCCGAGCGGGCGGTGACCCCGGCTGCTCCATCTAAGCTCTGCTCACACTGCCCTGCCCTTCCGGGAGAGGGGTGGGCGCCAACTGACGCCTGGGCTGTCTGGGCTGGGGACCGGGATCTCAGACCCAGCCCCTCCCCTGGACAGGAGCCAGTCGGGGGGACAGAGGGCTCGGTTGCTggagggcagggccagggtgCAGACGCAAGCTGCAGGTGCCACAGAATTTTGCCCTGGGAGCCCCTCCTGGGCCCACATGTCCCCAGGCTGGCCCAGGACAGAGGCATGGGGTGGGAGCAGGGGGTCCCATCGTGAGTCACTGCCCTCCACAGACACAGACCATGGCCTTGCCAACGGCTCGACCCCTGTTGGGGTCCTGTGGGACCCCTGCCCTCGGCAGCCTCCTGTTCCTGCTCTTCAGCCTCGGTGGGTACTAGATGGGGCTGCCGGTGAGGCGAGGACGGCCCAGGGGCCTTGGGGGCCAGGCCCTCAGCAAGGCTTTGCCTGTCCCTGCTTTCTCCCTGGAGTGCCTGTGGTGGCCAAGTCCCAGCAGCAgtctctgcccccagaggtgacAGGAGCTGGAGACCCAACCAGGGAGTGATGGGGCTCAGGACACAGTGGGGATGTCTGTGGGATGGGTGGTCTGACCGGCCAAACGCCGGGTCTCAGGGAAAGATGTGGAAGGCCGGGCTCCCTGGTGGAGGGCAGACCCCTGTGCCTGGGGGACTGTGATGTCAGGGGGTACACGGGGCACACAGGGTACACGTGCCTGAGCCACTGGCCTCTCTTTGGGGCGTGCACAGGGCTGGCTGTGGGGGCGGCCGGGctctgcctccttcctcccctgGGTCAGGGCACACCCAAGAGGCCCACCCCCCACCCAAGCTGTCCCCTCTGCCCCTTTAGGATGGGTGCAGCCCTCGAGGGCCCTGGCTGGAGAGACAGGGCAGGTAAGGTCCCCTCTGGGGAAACAGGAGAAGGTCTTCAGGTCCCAGGTGGGGGTGCCATGCTGTGTTCTCTCTGTCATGTATCCACGGTGCCTGCCAGTTTCCACGGTCCCTGCTTGCAAGGGGGCACCTGGACCTGCATGTGACTGGCCTGGGAGCAGCCAGGTCCGGGGAGTAGCAGAGCCAAAATTGCAGCTGGGTCCGGGAAGTGGCTAGATGAGAAGTAGCAAAGCCCATGGGTCTGAGACACAGCCGGGCCTGGGAAGTAGCTGAACTCGGAGAGTACCTGGGCCCAGGGGTAGCGGGACCTGGGAACTCTTGCTCCAGAGAGCTGGTCTGAGCCATGTTCAGCAGGCCCTGTGCCCCCAGGAGGCTGCGCCCCTGGACGGAGTCCTGGCCAACCCACCTAACATTTCCAGGTGGGTCCGGGGTCCTCACAGTCCTCAAGGGTGAGGCTCAAGAGGCCCTGGGGACTGAGGGTGGGCAGGGCACCCCATCCCCCAGCATCCCATCCCCTGTCCgtcccctcccccacacccctcccccaccccatgtcccctcccccctccccacaccctcccCCATGTCCCCTCCCCCCAcgtcccctcccccctccccccacatccCCTCCCCCCAtgtcccctcccccctccccccacgtcccctcccccttcctcctctgcTCCACCACAGATCTGACTCGGCTCAGGACTGTGGGAGGGACTGACACCCCCCAGGTGATGGCAACTCCCAGCTCTTGAGGGCGTCACCTGGCCTTGGGGGGAGGTCTGCAGGGAGCACCAGGGTCCTTCGGGGAGAGGTGGGGCTGTGGGGCTTGGGGAGCACTGAGTGGACATTGCAGGGGAGGGGCGATCGTGGGTGCCCAGCCGGACCCCTCCTGCAGCCTCTCCCCACGCCAACTCCTTGGCTTCCCGTGTGAGGAGGTGTCCGGCCTGAGCACGGAGCGTGTCCAGGAGCTGGCTGTGGCCTTGGGACAGAAGAATGTCAAGCTCTCAGCAGAGCAGGTCAGTCTCAGttgggctgaggcaggcgggcaCAGCTGGGGCTGAGGAATTCACAGGCAGCTCTGCAGTGCCCACCTTGCCACCACAGTCCCCTCTGTCCCCGCTGCCATCTCTCCCTGGCCAGTTCTTCCCAGAGTTCCTCTGGCCACCCAAGCTGACCACTAGGGTGCCCGTCCACATCAAGGGCCAGCTCCCCAGGAGCAGGTCTGATATGACCCTGTGTGCTGGACCCCCTCCTGGAGCGCCATGAGCAGCCCTCCAGGCTCTGCCCCAAGGGTGAATCTTTTTCAGGGGAGTGGGTGAGACCTGGGAAAGGGCAGCGGCAGCCATTCACAGGAGCCCACATCCCCCGGGGCAGCGCGCAGGCGGCCAGAGATCCACTCCCACAGATTCTCGTGGCCAGGGCAGGGGTATGTTGTGGTGGGCAGGCTGGCCAGGCGACCCTGGCCCGCCACGTGGGTGGCGGCTTGAAACGCTCTGTGCTGGACTCCCTGCCCCTGCAGCTGCGCTGTCTGGCTCACCGGCTCTCCGAGCCCCCGGGGGACCTGGACGCCCTCCCGTTGGACCTGCTGCTattcctcaagtaggccctgccccccaccccctgccccgtgaacccacccccccccccactgACTTCTGCCCCCAGCCCTcagcccccaacccctgccccttGCCTTGGACCCCAGGCCACAGCAGAGACGTGGAGGCCGGCCGGGCCGCCTCTCAGGGTGGGGACGGGTGTGATCGGTGCGGCCTGTCCCCAGCACCCTCTCTCCACAGCCCAGACGCATTCTCGGGGCCCCAGGCCTGCACCCGTTTCTTCTCGCGCGTCACAAAGGCCAACGTGGACCTGCTCCCGCGGGGGGCTCCTGAGCGACAGCGGCTGCTGCCTGCGGCTCTGGACTGCTGGGTAGGGGCTGGGGCCAGCGCGGGGCGGAGAGGGCTCGGCAGTTCCAAAGGCGCTGAGGCCGGCCTCTCTGCAGGGTGTGCGGGGGTCTCTGCTGAGCGAGGCTGATGTGCAGGCTCTGGGGGGCCTGGCTTGCGACCTGCCTGGGCGCTTTGTGGCCGAGTCGGCAGAAGTGGTACTACCCCGGCTGGTGCGCTGCCTGGGACCCCTGGACCACGACCAGCAGGAGGCAGCCAGGGAGGCTCTGCAGGGCGGAGGACCCCCCTACGGGTAAGTGAAGGTGTCTAGAACCTCGAAGGCTCACCTGGTGGCGTGGCATGAGCAGCGTGAGGACACCCATGGCCACGCCTCAAGGCCCAGGGTCAGTCAACCCCGCCACAACCCCTGCCAATGGCCCCAGCGTCCCCTCCACAGCCCGGGGGTACGGCCTGGCCTCTTCCCTCTCTGGGGCTGCATTGGGGGATCCCTGAGCTGTGCCCCGTGTTTGCACAGCCCCCCGTCGACATGGTCTGTCTCCACCCTGGACGctctgcagggtctgctgcccgTGCTGGGCCAGCCCATCATCCGCAGCATCCCACAGGTGAGATCCCGATCCCCAGCCCTTGGGGATGCCCGGCCACCCAAGGCTCAGCCCGGGTCCTGCTCGTCCTCAGGGCATCGTGGCCGCGTGGCGGCAACGCTCCTCTCGGGACCCATCCTGGTGGCAGCCTGAACAGACCGTTCTCCAGCCGAGGTTCCGGCGGGACGTGGAGAGTGAGTGCCGTGCCCTGCGCAGTCTGGCACCAGGCTGGGCAGCACCCCTGGGGGTGGGCATCTGCAGTTTAGGGTCTCACCTGCCCCTCCCCAGCTCTGCAGCACGTCCCATTATAACCACAGAGAGTGGACAGAATCCCCGTTTGCCagtgggtaaactgaggcacggGGAGGGTCACAAATTGCCCAAGGTCTCATCTCACAGCAGGTGTGGGAGGAAGAAGGGGTCAAACGAACTCCggccctgacccctgacccctgacccctgtgccCTGCAGAGACACCCTGTCCCCCAGGCAAGAAGGCCCGCGAGATAGACGAGAGCCTCATCT is a window encoding:
- the MSLN gene encoding mesothelin, encoding MALPTARPLLGSCGTPALGSLLFLLFSLGWVQPSRALAGETGQEAAPLDGVLANPPNISSLSPRQLLGFPCEEVSGLSTERVQELAVALGQKNVKLSAEQLRCLAHRLSEPPGDLDALPLDLLLFLNPDAFSGPQACTRFFSRVTKANVDLLPRGAPERQRLLPAALDCWGVRGSLLSEADVQALGGLACDLPGRFVAESAEVVLPRLVRCLGPLDHDQQEAAREALQGGGPPYGPPSTWSVSTLDALQGLLPVLGQPIIRSIPQGIVAAWRQRSSRDPSWWQPEQTVLQPRFRRDVEKTPCPPGKKAREIDESLIFYKKWELEACVDAALLAAQMDRVNAIPFTYEQLDVLKHKLDELYPQGYPESVIQHLGHLFLKMSPEDIRKWNVTSLETLKALLEVNKGHEMSAQVATLIDRFVMGRGQLDKDTLDTVTVFYPGYLCSLSPKQLSSVPPSIIWAVRPQDLDTCGPRQLDVLYPKARLAFQNMNGSEYFVKIRSFLGGAHTEDLKALSQQNVSMDLATFMKLQTDAVLPLTVAEVQKLLGPHVEGLKAEERHRPVRDWIRRQRQDDLDTLGLGLQGGIPNGYLVLDLSMREALSGTPCLLGPGPVLTILALLLACTLS